The following coding sequences lie in one Chelmon rostratus isolate fCheRos1 chromosome 2, fCheRos1.pri, whole genome shotgun sequence genomic window:
- the nmur3 gene encoding neuromedin-U receptor 2, giving the protein MELCLQGSPSNASKSPLNTSMPPNATGNYTSDQFAEVNLFEILGPKRSPFFLPVTSVYLLIFLTGLSGNLLTCAVIARHKKMRNPTNLYLVSLAVSDLLVLLFGMPLEIYDLWQNYPFPFGEGGCYFKTFLFETVCFASILNVTALSVERYIAVLHPLKTRYLSTNQHAKRVITVVWVVSMTCAIPNTSLHGIFYLPERMEESAICTVLKPLWIYNMVMQITTVCFYFVPMMVISALYLVMGLHLGRERRTPRGTLGKNCGSNTRTKINVNGRRRQVNKMLSIVVAVFGVCWAPFHIERLLWSSISQWTDLMHNIYQYVHILSGVLFYLSSAVNPIIYSLLSTRFRECFRELVCSQAEESSSVRDSPPFPKILLDPSVSGSRAQAEGKDSNAFIPLLSPNVKLSMDAAILTCACKETTCKTSAF; this is encoded by the exons ATGGAGCTCTGTTTGCAGGGCTCCCCTTCAAACGCATCAAAGTCGCCCCTCAATACCAGCATGCCACCAAACGCCACTGGGAATTACACCAGCGACCAATTCGCTGAAGTCAACCTCTTTGAAATCCTGGGTCCCAAACGATCTCCCTTCTTCCTCCCCGTGACCAGCGTTtacctcctcatcttcctcaccGGCCTGTCTGGAAACCTGCTCACATGCGCGGTGATAGCGAGGCACAAGAAGATGAGAAACCCCACCAACCTGTACCTGGTGAGCTTGGCCGTGTCGGACCTCCTGGTGCTTTTGTTCGGGATGCCCCTGGAAATTTATGACCTGTGGCAGAACTACCCCTTCCCTTTCGGCGAGGGCGGCTGCTACTTCAAGACCTTCCTCTTCGAGACGGTGTGCTTCGCCTCAATCCTCAACGTCACCGCTCTGAGCGTGGAGAGGTACATAGCTGTGCTGCACCCGCTCAAGACGCGGTACCTGTCGACGAACCAGCACGCCAAGCGGGTCATCACCGTCGTGTGGGTGGTGTCGATGACCTGTGCCATCCCCAACACCTCGCTGCACGGCATCTTCTACCTgccagagaggatggaggagtcGGCCATATGCACCGTGCTCAAACCCTTGTGGATCTATAACATGGTCATGCAGATCACCACTGTGTGCTTCTATTTTGTGCCCATGATGGTGATCAGCGCGCTGTACCTGGTGATGGGTCTTCATCTGGGCAGAGAAAGGCGGACGCCCAGAGGGACCCTGGGAAAGAACTGTGGCAGCAACACCCGAACAAAGATCAACGTGAACGGGCGCAGGAGGCAGGTCAACAAGATGCTGT CGATCGTGGTTGCAGTGTTTGGAGTCTGCTGGGCGCCCTTCCACATCGAGCGGCTCCTGTGGAGTTCCATCAGCCAGTGGACCGATTTGATGCACAACATTTATCAGTACGTCCACATCCTGTCGGGCGTCCTCTTCTACCTCAGCTCGGCGGTGAACCCTATCATCTACAGCCTCCTCTCCACACGGTTCAGGGAGTGTTTCCGAGAACTCGTGTGCTCCCAGGCGGAGgagagcagctctgtcagaGACTCGCCGCCGTTCCCTAAGATCTTACTGGATCCCTCTGTGTCAGGCTCCAGGGCTCAGGCTGAGGGTAAGGACTCCAATGCTTTCATCCCTTTGCTGTCTCCTAACGTGAAACTGAGCATGGACGCTGCAATCCTCACATGTGCATGTAAAGAGACGACCTGCAAGACCTCTGCGTTCTAA